The following nucleotide sequence is from Candidatus Paceibacterota bacterium.
CCTTGATGAGCCGCGCGCAAGATTCCTCCTGCCAGGCCAGCCGCCGCTTCGCATGCAGTTCGGACTTAAGGCGATCCGCCAAAGGCTTGAGGTAATGGGTATCGTTCCGCGCGTAATGTTCCATCCGCTGCGTCAGCGGCCGTATGGCCCAGTTGGCCTTTTGCGCCCCCTTCTCCAATTTGACGCCGAGATACTTCTCCACCAGATGGCTCAGCCCGAACTGCCGGAGACCCAACAGCCGCGCGCCGAGCATCGTGTCGAAGATGGCGCTGGGCACAAATTCGTGGTGCTTCCGCAACAGGCGCAGGTCGTAATCCGCGCCGTGCATAATCAGTTCCCGTCCGGTCAACGCATCCAGCAGCGGATCCAGATTAATGCGCGCGAGGGGATCAACGAGCCGGTCACCGGCGACCGTGCTGACTTGAATCAGGCAAATCTTCTCCGGGTAAGCATGCAAGCTGTCCGCCTCCGTGTCCACGGCTACCCACGCCGCCGCCCGGAGCACGGGCAGGAAGGTCTCCAGCTTGCGTTCAGTGTCAATCACAGATGGGAATATATTTGCGGCGCGGCCAAGGGCGATAGCTAAATCGCCGAAACCCTGCACCGATCCTCCCCTGGCAGCCCCCTCGCACGGGCATTACCAGCCAGGCAACTACGACGGCAGGGTTGCCTCAAGCCCATCGGTCGGATAGGGACGTTTCACCGAGACGTTTGTGCTTGCGCGGAATCGGACGTCTCGGCGAGGCGTCCCCGCCAACGAATGGTCGAGTTTGATGCACCCCTGCCCAACTGCCCACCGGTGTGGATTTGCTTGGACGGGATCATCGGAATTGGCTATTCCTCGGGAGATGCGACCGACTGTTGTACGGACGTGGGGCAAGACCCGCCTGCCACAAAGATCGTCCCTGGTGACACAGACGGCGACCATCCTCAAAGAGCGAATTCACGCGGGCGAATGGCATAGATGGCTGCCCGGGGAGCACGAGCTGTGCGCGGAGTTGCAGGTGGCTCGAATGACGCTGCGCGGGGCGTTGGCTCAGTTAGAGCGCGCCGGCCTGGTCCGGGCCGGCCAGGGCAAACGCCGCGAAATCCTGACGCGCCGGCGGCGAGCCGCGCCGGGGGTCAGCGGGCGGGTACTGCTCTTGACACCCGTGCCCCTGAGCGTGCTTTCCCACCTCCATGTCTATTGCGCCAACGAATTGCGCGAGGCGCTTGAGAAGGTCGGATTTCACTTTGAAATCCACGCCGAGCGGGGCCTGTACGGGCATGGCTCCGTCGCCAACCTCGAACGGTTGCTCACGCAACTCCGCCCGGCAGCCTGCGTCCTGGTGTCCTCGACAGAGAAGATGCAGCTCTGGTTCTCCCGGCGGCGTTTGCCCTGCGTGATCTGGGGAACCAAATACCCCGGTGTGGAGCTGCCTTCCGTGGATAAGGCCCACCGTGCGGTCTGCCGGCATGCCGTGGGCCTGTTCCTGGCCCGTGGCCACCGGCGTGCGGTCCTCCTGAATCCCGGTTCCGGCGCCGCCGGCGACCTCGAAAGCGAGGAAGGTTTCCGCGAAGGCGCCGCCCAGCACAAACAGGAGAATGTCGAAGCCACTATTGCCCGCCATGACGGCACGGTCGCCGATATCTGCAACGTCGTGGCGGCATTGCTGAGGCGGAGCCCCCTTCCAACCGCGCTGCTGGTTTCCCGCGCGGCATATGTGCTTACCGTCATGGGATACCTGATGCGGCGCGGCTTGCGCCTCCCGGAGGACGTCGCGCTGATCTCGCGCGATCACGAGCCTTTCCTGGACCAAATGGTGCCCAGCGTGGCCCGCTACGTGATCAGTCCCCACAATATGGCGCACCGCACCTTCACCACAGTGCTGGAGACCCTGCAAACCGGTTTGGTCAGCACGGCCAATTA
It contains:
- a CDS encoding HRDC domain-containing protein, with the protein product MIDTERKLETFLPVLRAAAWVAVDTEADSLHAYPEKICLIQVSTVAGDRLVDPLARINLDPLLDALTGRELIMHGADYDLRLLRKHHEFVPSAIFDTMLGARLLGLRQFGLSHLVEKYLGVKLEKGAQKANWAIRPLTQRMEHYARNDTHYLKPLADRLKSELHAKRRLAWQEESCARLIKDSTAHRLPDMDSVWRVKGSHLLDRPALAVLRELWRWREKEALAANRPPFFVLSHEALVRIAAAAVADQAIEPFLPRHISERRRSGVNKAIAQGLGLAPEQYPRIPRRVARRSSEGERRRYAELEKRRNAHGASLGIDPTLIASRSVLSDLAHDWDKHAGELMSWQLNLLKA
- a CDS encoding substrate-binding domain-containing protein, translated to MRPTVVRTWGKTRLPQRSSLVTQTATILKERIHAGEWHRWLPGEHELCAELQVARMTLRGALAQLERAGLVRAGQGKRREILTRRRRAAPGVSGRVLLLTPVPLSVLSHLHVYCANELREALEKVGFHFEIHAERGLYGHGSVANLERLLTQLRPAACVLVSSTEKMQLWFSRRRLPCVIWGTKYPGVELPSVDKAHRAVCRHAVGLFLARGHRRAVLLNPGSGAAGDLESEEGFREGAAQHKQENVEATIARHDGTVADICNVVAALLRRSPLPTALLVSRAAYVLTVMGYLMRRGLRLPEDVALISRDHEPFLDQMVPSVARYVISPHNMAHRTFTTVLETLQTGLVSTANYQIMPTFTEGETLGPGPAHPPVPPG